In the Rhododendron vialii isolate Sample 1 chromosome 2a, ASM3025357v1 genome, AGTAGGATTATTGTTTCTCTTGATTTGGCGAAGGAGACGCATGGAGAGGTTATGGAACCTCATTACCAACGTGGTACTAGTTTGTATAAGATTCGGTTTCGGTTGGATGTCTTAAATGGATGCCTCTGTATACTCGCTACCTACTATGATTGCACTGATGTTTGGGTAATGAAGGAATATGGTATTAGAGAGTCCTGGGCCAAGTTGGTTACCATAACTTATGCAGCACATCCTTTTGATGGGTACTTGTACTCCCAACCATTGTGCATTTTGGCGAATGGTGAAATTTTACTCGATATCCAGTGGCAATTAGCTCTGTACAACTGCAAAGATGGCACATTTAGCTATCCTatgattcaaattttttcgtctttttctGTGCATACCTACGTTGAGAGTCTAGTCTCGCCTGACACTGATGTTGATAGTGGGGTTTAGTGGTGACACCAACGCTAATGGGGATGAAGGTAAGTTTAGACTTTTGATTATGTCTTACAGTCTTACTAGCCTTACCCAACTCTTTTCAATCCGCAATGTTTCTATTTGTTCTCGTGTCATTTTAATCTATTTAGTGATGTTCGATGTTGAAGTTaaaactagaaaagaaaaaggttccTTTGCTCAGTTTTATTGAagcttgatcaaattttggtaAAACCTCCTGTTAACCGCAAAAAGATTTGTGGT is a window encoding:
- the LOC131318048 gene encoding F-box/kelch-repeat protein At3g06240-like, whose protein sequence is MYGFGYDESIDDYKVVGFFRNLNSSLEVEVQVCTLRTHSWRRIGIGSFPLCLPSDGLVANLNGIFVSGALHWFLGGSRSRIIVSLDLAKETHGEVMEPHYQRGTSLYKIRFRLDVLNGCLCILATYYDCTDVWVMKEYGIRESWAKLVTITYAAHPFDGYLYSQPLCILANGEILLDIQWQLALYNCKDGTFSYPMIQIFSSFSVHTYVESLVSPDTDVDSGV